A section of the Methanosarcina mazei S-6 genome encodes:
- a CDS encoding ABC transporter ATP-binding protein, producing MTLCAPVVINLPPQKRKIGYMFQENALFPHMNVRQNIEFGLKGLRSVEKTKRANEMLVLVGIEELEFAYPDELSGGQKQKVALARALAPDPEILLLDEPFSSLDTVVRVKLRKELRMIQKGLGIPVIFITHDPVEAFTMADRMIVFDGGRVQQTGSPEDIFYHPKSRYLAELVGFSNLFDDAVIEGHGQGAECTFLWSLGTGITAPYIERTAGERVSWGIRPENIELVCRKNIHAIRKENRKNLFDGTIMSVVNKGTSRIMSLILAESEDVLKVEVANRVFDSLKIETGDECTVRLRTSDMIVF from the coding sequence GTGACCCTCTGCGCTCCCGTTGTAATAAACCTGCCCCCTCAGAAACGGAAAATCGGTTACATGTTTCAGGAAAATGCTCTCTTCCCGCACATGAATGTCCGGCAGAATATCGAGTTCGGGTTAAAAGGTCTAAGATCCGTGGAAAAAACGAAAAGGGCAAACGAAATGCTGGTCCTTGTGGGAATTGAAGAGCTTGAGTTTGCCTACCCTGATGAGCTCTCCGGCGGGCAGAAACAGAAAGTTGCTCTTGCCCGGGCTCTCGCGCCTGATCCGGAAATCCTCCTCCTGGACGAGCCATTTTCATCCCTGGATACCGTTGTCCGCGTAAAACTGAGAAAAGAGTTGCGCATGATCCAGAAAGGACTTGGAATTCCTGTAATCTTCATCACGCACGACCCTGTAGAAGCATTTACCATGGCTGACAGGATGATAGTCTTTGACGGCGGCAGGGTGCAGCAGACGGGCTCTCCTGAGGACATATTCTACCATCCTAAAAGCCGCTATCTTGCAGAACTTGTGGGCTTCTCAAACCTTTTTGATGATGCGGTAATCGAGGGACACGGGCAGGGAGCCGAATGTACTTTCCTCTGGTCTCTGGGAACCGGGATAACTGCCCCCTATATCGAACGCACGGCAGGAGAAAGGGTTAGCTGGGGCATCAGGCCTGAGAATATTGAGCTTGTGTGCAGGAAGAATATCCATGCTATCCGGAAGGAAAACCGGAAAAACCTGTTCGACGGGACAATAATGAGCGTGGTAAACAAAGGCACCAGCCGGATAATGTCTCTCATACTCGCGGAAAGCGAAGATGTCCTGAAGGTAGAGGTTGCAAACAGAGTCTTTGATTCACTAAAAATAGAGACCGGAGACGAATGCACGGTCAGGCTAAGGACTTCGGATATGATTGTTTTCTAA
- a CDS encoding ATP-binding cassette domain-containing protein → MTIEVDIEKEFYGRKHGKKGENPSFSMNCSFDADSGFSVLFGCSGSGKTTALRCIAGLEIPDAGAIKINGSIYFDSRKKIKLRAATPP, encoded by the coding sequence ATGACTATTGAAGTTGACATTGAGAAGGAATTCTACGGAAGAAAACATGGGAAGAAAGGAGAAAACCCGAGCTTTTCAATGAACTGCAGCTTTGATGCCGATTCCGGTTTTTCAGTCCTGTTTGGTTGCTCGGGTTCGGGAAAAACTACGGCTCTCCGCTGTATAGCAGGGCTGGAAATCCCGGATGCAGGTGCTATAAAAATAAACGGTAGTATTTATTTCGACAGCAGAAAGAAAATCAAACTGCGGGCGGCCACCCCACCCTAA
- the modB gene encoding molybdate ABC transporter permease subunit yields MEMFQVVMSPLLLTLKIAAVSTFFVTFLGILIAYVLAKKEFSGKWLADALVTLPLILPPTVTGYILVILLGKNGILGNIFTEITGKGILFTWQAAAIAAFVVSLPLMVKTAASAIGTVDRSVEEAARILGRNELETALFITLPLAKKGVIAGCILSFARAVGEFGATLMVAGNIPGKTGTMPLSIYGAYQTGNNELASLLVIVLVAISFLTIAATSRLAEK; encoded by the coding sequence ATGGAAATGTTTCAGGTGGTCATGAGCCCTCTTTTGCTTACTCTCAAAATTGCCGCAGTTTCAACCTTCTTTGTGACATTTCTGGGTATTCTGATCGCCTATGTGCTGGCAAAAAAAGAGTTTAGCGGAAAATGGCTGGCTGATGCGCTCGTGACCCTTCCCCTTATTCTGCCACCAACTGTAACCGGTTATATTCTGGTTATTCTCCTCGGTAAAAACGGAATTTTAGGAAATATCTTTACCGAAATTACGGGAAAAGGCATACTTTTTACCTGGCAGGCAGCAGCCATTGCAGCCTTTGTAGTCTCTTTGCCCCTGATGGTAAAAACTGCCGCCTCAGCCATAGGGACTGTGGACAGGAGTGTTGAGGAAGCAGCCCGTATCCTCGGGAGAAACGAACTGGAAACTGCTCTCTTCATAACCCTGCCTCTTGCAAAAAAAGGCGTCATCGCAGGCTGTATTCTGAGTTTTGCAAGAGCAGTCGGAGAGTTTGGGGCAACCCTGATGGTTGCTGGAAATATTCCGGGAAAGACAGGCACAATGCCTCTTTCCATCTATGGGGCATACCAGACCGGAAATAATGAACTTGCCAGCCTGCTTGTGATAGTTCTGGTTGCCATATCCTTCCTGACCATTGCAGCAACCAGCAGGCTTGCTGAAAAATAA
- the modA gene encoding molybdate ABC transporter substrate-binding protein, translating into MSGRREKSDRKAKKLILPAFAAILCLAVLTFIAVSHETEEETATITVSAAASLTEAFTDIAREFEAENPDTKVELNFAGSGTLRKQIESGAPVDVFASASESDMDLLSGKGLIEESSRRDFAANTVVMVVPEKNRSESPKKLEDLTAHSVEKIAIGNPETTPAGKYAKHALEDAGIWDEIESKVIPGETVKQVLTYVETGEVDAGFVFITDAENCRKDLYEIALTVPVNESIIYPIAVINESSSKEKAQKFVNFVIGKRGQEILAEHGFKKP; encoded by the coding sequence GTGAGCGGCAGAAGGGAAAAAAGCGACAGAAAGGCAAAAAAACTGATACTTCCGGCTTTTGCAGCAATTCTCTGTCTTGCCGTACTTACCTTTATTGCAGTCTCCCATGAGACAGAAGAAGAAACAGCCACCATCACCGTTTCGGCTGCAGCAAGCCTTACTGAAGCTTTCACTGACATTGCCAGAGAATTCGAAGCCGAGAACCCGGACACAAAGGTCGAACTGAATTTTGCAGGTTCGGGAACACTTCGAAAGCAAATTGAGTCAGGAGCACCTGTTGATGTGTTTGCTTCGGCTTCGGAGAGTGATATGGACCTCCTCTCTGGAAAAGGTCTGATCGAAGAAAGCTCAAGAAGAGATTTTGCAGCAAACACCGTCGTAATGGTGGTGCCTGAGAAAAACCGCTCAGAAAGCCCGAAAAAGTTAGAAGACCTGACTGCACACAGCGTAGAAAAAATTGCGATAGGAAACCCTGAAACTACGCCGGCAGGCAAGTACGCAAAACATGCACTGGAAGATGCAGGGATCTGGGACGAGATAGAGAGTAAAGTTATCCCTGGAGAAACTGTGAAGCAGGTGCTCACTTATGTGGAAACCGGAGAAGTTGATGCGGGTTTTGTGTTCATTACAGATGCAGAAAACTGCCGGAAAGACCTGTATGAAATAGCACTTACAGTTCCTGTTAACGAATCTATAATTTACCCCATAGCGGTAATAAACGAATCCTCAAGCAAGGAAAAAGCACAAAAATTCGTTAATTTCGTTATCGGAAAAAGAGGGCAGGAAATTCTGGCAGAACACGGCTTTAAGAAGCCATGA
- a CDS encoding nitrogenase component 1, with protein sequence MTKRNYATVNPCVMCQPMGSALAFKGIENTMILYHGSQGCSTYMRLHLAHHFREPVDIASSSLSEKGAVYGGRENLKKGLRNVINRYRPKVIGVATTCLAETIGDDVPAIIREFKEEEGIGDNPEKDIIIIPVSTPSYGESHVSGYIKSLDAIVRKFTEKPESPEKPKIPEDTEIMDYMENMEIMGYTDILEKEKARESMGNAKSPGMKKEAPYPIKTSNGKLNIIPVESVSPADVREMKEILAQTAGGYIFLPDISDTFDAPLRDHLPKIAPGGTPLSEIADMPDSRASLGLGVVSTNLAVKYLETSHGVPGHNVPIPIGLSNTDLFFMELVRILGCPIPEKYQKERGRLLDAMVDVHKYLYGVKAAVYGDPDTVFSLTTFMLELGMNPVLVTTGSKSRNFEKRIKQIFEEIRPELEPVVLDGIDFDSLKDAVKECSPEILIGNSNGRYIARALDIPLVRVGLPIHDRVGAQRILTVGYRGALELLDRITNIILEATDTFTAPVQPESEIYAGNGAENEYAEELQ encoded by the coding sequence ATGACTAAAAGAAACTATGCAACCGTGAACCCCTGTGTTATGTGCCAGCCCATGGGAAGTGCCCTTGCCTTTAAAGGAATTGAAAACACCATGATCCTCTACCACGGCTCCCAGGGATGCAGCACCTATATGCGCCTGCACCTTGCCCACCATTTCAGGGAGCCTGTGGATATTGCCTCAAGCTCCCTGAGCGAAAAAGGGGCTGTCTACGGGGGCAGGGAAAACCTGAAAAAGGGACTCAGGAACGTCATCAACAGGTACAGACCGAAGGTGATAGGTGTTGCGACCACCTGCCTTGCAGAAACGATCGGCGATGATGTTCCTGCGATTATCAGGGAATTCAAAGAGGAAGAAGGGATCGGAGACAACCCTGAAAAAGATATAATAATCATTCCGGTTTCCACTCCCAGCTATGGGGAAAGCCATGTCAGCGGATATATAAAATCCCTGGATGCCATTGTAAGGAAATTTACGGAAAAACCTGAAAGTCCGGAAAAACCGAAAATCCCGGAAGACACCGAAATCATGGATTACATGGAAAACATGGAAATTATGGGGTATACGGACATCCTGGAAAAAGAAAAGGCAAGGGAAAGCATGGGGAATGCAAAAAGTCCTGGCATGAAGAAAGAAGCACCCTATCCGATTAAAACTTCAAACGGCAAGCTCAACATTATCCCTGTCGAGAGCGTCTCCCCGGCTGATGTGAGGGAAATGAAAGAGATCCTTGCACAGACCGCAGGGGGCTACATCTTTCTCCCGGACATTTCCGATACCTTTGATGCACCACTTCGGGACCATCTTCCAAAAATCGCTCCCGGAGGCACTCCGCTTTCGGAGATTGCCGATATGCCTGACAGCAGGGCAAGCCTGGGCCTGGGTGTTGTCAGCACGAACCTGGCTGTGAAATACCTCGAAACTTCCCACGGGGTTCCCGGACACAACGTCCCCATCCCCATAGGGCTCTCAAACACCGACCTTTTCTTTATGGAACTGGTCCGTATCCTTGGATGCCCTATCCCTGAGAAATACCAGAAAGAAAGGGGAAGGCTACTCGATGCCATGGTAGATGTGCATAAGTACCTCTATGGAGTAAAGGCAGCGGTCTACGGGGACCCGGACACTGTATTTAGCCTGACGACCTTCATGCTGGAACTCGGGATGAATCCCGTCCTGGTAACAACCGGAAGCAAAAGCCGGAACTTCGAAAAGAGAATAAAACAAATCTTTGAAGAGATCAGGCCGGAACTGGAACCTGTAGTTCTGGACGGGATTGACTTTGACAGCCTTAAAGATGCAGTAAAGGAATGCAGTCCTGAAATCCTGATAGGAAACTCCAACGGGAGATATATTGCCAGAGCACTCGACATCCCGCTTGTAAGGGTTGGACTGCCAATCCATGACAGGGTAGGCGCACAGCGCATCCTTACTGTCGGGTACAGGGGAGCCCTGGAACTTCTGGACAGGATCACAAACATCATCCTTGAAGCTACGGATACTTTCACCGCGCCTGTACAGCCGGAATCTGAAATATATGCCGGTAATGGAGCAGAAAACGAATATGCAGAGGAATTGCAGTGA
- the nifE gene encoding nitrogenase iron-molybdenum cofactor biosynthesis protein NifE produces MIEKTGIVDTLEERQPYITRKQEKGQEIPLACDNNSLAGAISQRACVYSGARVVLNPVTDAVHLVHGPIGCAGYTWDIRGAKSSGVETNRSSFSTDMKEIDVVFGGEKKLSNAIDELAGIYRPPVIFVYSTCIVGIIGDDLEAVCKTASKKHNIPVIPVKSEGFKGNKSDGYKAACNALKQLIKRPEKKTVEKKSEIRSESKKPDIKHSKIEKMEIKKPKINILGDFNVAGDVWLVKPLFEKMGIEVIVSMTGDSTAESISRAAEADLNLVQCSGSMTYLAKWMQQEYGIPYQTVSFFGIEDISIALRETAEYFGSEEMKKKAEKILEAETNRIMPEISRVRESIKGKKAAIYMGGPAKALTLIKGFAELGMEVVIIGTQTGKKEDYEQISYSVRDGTVIVDDANPLELADLLVKQKADLMVAGVKERFIAYKLGVAFCDFNHDRVVEFEGFDGFVNFAKEVDASINSPVWKAVRQRTLNPEPLEPKKTMVESGQEKATIKEEVSEKPYSKKCKGLAPKPEFLHSGQDAVVESEV; encoded by the coding sequence ATGATTGAGAAAACCGGGATAGTGGATACGCTCGAAGAAAGGCAACCGTATATTACCAGAAAACAGGAAAAGGGGCAGGAAATTCCCCTTGCCTGCGACAATAACTCTCTTGCAGGAGCCATTAGCCAGAGGGCATGTGTATATTCGGGAGCAAGAGTTGTCTTAAACCCCGTAACCGATGCAGTCCATCTGGTCCACGGCCCCATAGGCTGTGCAGGGTATACCTGGGACATAAGGGGTGCAAAGTCCAGCGGAGTCGAAACGAACCGCAGCAGTTTCAGCACGGACATGAAAGAGATCGATGTTGTCTTCGGAGGAGAGAAAAAACTCTCAAATGCAATTGATGAGCTGGCAGGCATCTACCGCCCTCCTGTCATTTTCGTGTATTCTACATGCATTGTGGGAATTATCGGAGATGACCTGGAAGCCGTATGCAAAACAGCAAGCAAGAAGCACAATATCCCGGTAATCCCTGTAAAGTCCGAAGGGTTCAAAGGCAACAAGTCCGACGGATACAAAGCTGCATGCAATGCCTTAAAGCAGCTTATAAAAAGACCTGAAAAGAAGACTGTAGAAAAAAAATCCGAAATAAGGTCTGAATCTAAAAAACCGGATATTAAACACTCAAAAATCGAGAAGATGGAAATCAAAAAACCGAAGATCAATATCCTCGGGGACTTCAACGTGGCTGGGGATGTCTGGCTCGTAAAACCCCTCTTTGAAAAGATGGGAATCGAAGTCATAGTCTCCATGACCGGAGATTCGACTGCCGAATCCATTTCAAGGGCAGCGGAAGCAGACCTCAACCTCGTCCAGTGCAGCGGATCAATGACCTATCTTGCAAAATGGATGCAGCAGGAGTACGGGATTCCATATCAGACTGTAAGCTTCTTCGGAATCGAAGATATTTCCATTGCTCTTCGGGAAACTGCGGAATACTTCGGCTCGGAAGAAATGAAAAAGAAAGCAGAAAAGATTCTTGAAGCCGAAACAAACCGTATCATGCCTGAAATTTCCCGTGTAAGAGAGAGTATCAAAGGGAAAAAGGCCGCAATCTATATGGGAGGCCCTGCCAAAGCTCTCACGCTTATCAAAGGTTTTGCGGAACTGGGCATGGAAGTGGTCATTATAGGGACCCAGACCGGGAAAAAGGAAGACTACGAGCAGATCAGCTATTCGGTCCGGGACGGGACGGTCATTGTGGATGATGCAAACCCCCTGGAACTTGCAGACCTGCTCGTGAAACAGAAAGCCGACCTGATGGTTGCAGGCGTGAAAGAGAGGTTTATCGCATACAAGCTGGGCGTTGCTTTCTGCGATTTCAACCACGACAGGGTGGTGGAGTTCGAAGGCTTTGACGGCTTTGTAAACTTTGCAAAGGAAGTGGATGCTTCCATTAACAGCCCTGTCTGGAAAGCTGTCAGGCAGAGGACCCTTAACCCCGAACCCCTGGAGCCGAAAAAAACCATGGTAGAATCGGGACAGGAAAAAGCCACAATCAAAGAAGAAGTTTCCGAAAAACCATACTCAAAGAAGTGTAAGGGTCTAGCCCCGAAACCGGAGTTTTTACACTCCGGACAGGATGCTGTAGTTGAGAGTGAGGTATGA
- the nifK gene encoding nitrogenase molybdenum-iron protein subunit beta — MLDYTPCEEITREAVTINPAKICQPIGAVYAALGVHNCMPHSHGSQGCLSYLRMCLSRHYRENPVATTSSFSEGTAVFGGAANLKEALGNLTAIYRPEVIAIHTTCVAETIGDDVGVIIEDVRAEELIDPSIKICAASTPSYVGTHITGYDNMVKSFVTTFARKTKPNGKLNLIPGFVEPGDIREIKRILSIMGIPNIVFPDTTDVFDAPLTGEPGMYPKGGTPIGDIEDSANSAGTIALCRMAGGSAAKILESKFKVPAKIGPTPIGIRNTDRFVMNAAKLANVAIPPELEDERGRLVDMMTDAHPHYHGKKVAIYGDPDIISGLTSLVMEMGMEPGVVLTGTQNSEFKKEVEGLTGSEYPEADIISGGDLFMLHQIIKRKPVDLLIGNTYGKFISRAEDVPLVRVGFPIMDRANLHYFPIMGYAGAARLVERIGNTLLDRKDRDAPDWLLETIQ, encoded by the coding sequence ATGTTAGACTATACCCCATGTGAAGAGATAACCAGAGAAGCAGTAACCATCAATCCTGCAAAGATCTGCCAGCCAATAGGTGCGGTATATGCGGCTCTTGGTGTCCACAACTGCATGCCTCACAGCCACGGTTCACAGGGCTGCCTTTCGTACCTGCGTATGTGCCTGAGCAGACACTACCGCGAGAACCCTGTCGCAACTACCAGCAGTTTCTCAGAAGGTACCGCAGTTTTCGGAGGCGCAGCAAACCTCAAGGAAGCCCTTGGAAATCTGACTGCAATCTATAGACCTGAAGTAATTGCCATCCATACAACCTGCGTGGCAGAAACCATAGGAGACGACGTGGGAGTTATCATTGAAGACGTAAGGGCTGAAGAACTCATAGACCCATCAATCAAGATCTGTGCGGCTTCCACTCCAAGTTACGTGGGCACTCACATAACCGGCTATGACAATATGGTAAAGTCCTTTGTGACCACCTTTGCCAGAAAAACCAAGCCGAACGGAAAACTCAACCTTATCCCCGGCTTCGTGGAACCCGGAGATATCCGGGAAATAAAGCGCATACTCTCAATCATGGGAATTCCGAACATCGTCTTCCCGGACACAACCGATGTTTTTGATGCTCCCCTTACCGGAGAGCCGGGGATGTACCCGAAAGGAGGGACTCCGATCGGAGATATAGAGGATTCCGCAAATTCTGCAGGGACCATAGCCCTCTGCAGGATGGCAGGAGGATCAGCAGCAAAAATCCTGGAAAGCAAGTTTAAGGTTCCGGCAAAAATAGGGCCTACCCCTATAGGGATAAGGAACACCGACCGCTTCGTAATGAACGCAGCAAAACTTGCCAATGTGGCGATCCCTCCGGAACTCGAGGATGAACGCGGCAGGCTTGTAGATATGATGACCGATGCTCACCCTCATTACCATGGGAAAAAGGTTGCCATCTATGGGGACCCGGACATAATTTCAGGGCTTACGAGCCTTGTGATGGAAATGGGCATGGAACCGGGTGTGGTGCTTACCGGCACCCAGAACTCTGAATTCAAAAAAGAAGTAGAAGGACTCACAGGTTCCGAGTACCCGGAAGCCGATATTATCTCGGGAGGGGACCTCTTCATGCTCCACCAGATCATCAAGCGAAAGCCCGTGGACCTCCTCATCGGCAACACATACGGGAAATTCATATCAAGGGCAGAGGATGTGCCCCTTGTAAGGGTAGGATTCCCGATAATGGACCGGGCAAACCTGCACTACTTCCCGATCATGGGGTACGCCGGAGCTGCACGACTGGTGGAGCGCATAGGAAATACCCTGCTTGACAGGAAAGACAGGGACGCACCGGACTGGTTACTTGAAACAATCCAGTAA
- the nifD gene encoding nitrogenase molybdenum-iron protein alpha chain, protein MGAEINSEIGDKQQLVENMMKALPEKAARNRRKHIVVRDCSTEQHIEADDKVIPGILTNRGCAFAGTKGVVFGPIKDMVHIVHGPIGCAFFTWGTRRNFAKAEEGEDNYMNYCVCTDMKETDIVFGGEKKLKKAIDEVVKIFNPEAVTICATCPVGLIGDDIEAVSREAEKEHGIKVIPARCEGYRGVSQSAGHHIASNALMENLIGTEDIKNPTPFDINIFGEYNIGGDLWEIKPILEKIGYRIVSTFTGDGSFHKLAQAHRAKLSILLCHRSINYTNRMMEEKYGIPWLKVNYIGTKATEKSLKKMAEFFDDPEITRKTEEIIAEETAKYRDEIEKYRKKLQGKTAFIYAGGSRSHHYTNLFEELGMKVVVAGYQFAHRDDYEGRQIIPHMQEKALGSILEDIHYEKDENVKPAVSPERIEELKKKIGLMDYEGLFPEMKDGTIVIDDLNHHETEALLKTLKPDIFCSGIKDKYWAQKHGIPSRQIHSYDYSGRYTGFSGVVNFARDIDMAMHSPTWRFIRPPWKGEGEE, encoded by the coding sequence ATGGGAGCGGAAATTAACTCTGAGATTGGAGACAAACAGCAGCTTGTTGAAAATATGATGAAAGCGCTCCCGGAAAAGGCTGCAAGAAACAGGAGAAAACACATAGTTGTCAGGGACTGTTCCACCGAACAGCACATTGAAGCCGACGATAAGGTAATCCCCGGAATCCTTACAAACCGCGGATGTGCTTTTGCTGGCACCAAAGGTGTGGTTTTCGGGCCGATCAAAGACATGGTGCATATCGTCCACGGGCCCATAGGCTGCGCATTTTTCACCTGGGGGACCAGGCGAAACTTTGCAAAGGCAGAAGAGGGCGAAGACAACTACATGAATTACTGCGTATGCACGGATATGAAGGAGACCGATATTGTCTTTGGAGGAGAAAAAAAGCTAAAGAAAGCCATTGACGAAGTTGTAAAAATCTTCAATCCCGAAGCAGTTACCATCTGCGCAACCTGTCCTGTCGGGCTTATAGGAGACGACATTGAAGCAGTTTCAAGGGAAGCTGAAAAAGAACACGGTATAAAAGTAATTCCTGCCCGATGTGAAGGGTATAGGGGAGTCAGCCAGTCAGCCGGACACCATATTGCGAGCAACGCCCTGATGGAGAACCTTATCGGGACCGAGGATATCAAAAACCCCACCCCGTTTGACATCAACATATTCGGAGAATACAATATCGGAGGAGACCTCTGGGAAATTAAGCCGATCCTTGAAAAAATAGGGTACAGGATTGTCTCAACCTTTACCGGAGACGGGTCATTCCATAAACTTGCACAGGCCCATAGAGCAAAACTCAGCATCCTGCTCTGCCACCGCTCCATCAACTACACAAACCGCATGATGGAAGAGAAATACGGGATTCCCTGGCTGAAGGTCAATTACATAGGTACAAAAGCTACTGAAAAGTCACTCAAGAAAATGGCAGAGTTCTTTGACGACCCTGAAATCACCAGAAAAACTGAAGAAATCATTGCCGAAGAAACTGCAAAGTACAGAGACGAGATAGAGAAATACAGAAAGAAGCTCCAGGGAAAAACCGCCTTTATCTATGCAGGAGGTTCAAGAAGCCATCACTACACGAACCTCTTTGAAGAGCTCGGCATGAAAGTGGTTGTTGCAGGCTACCAGTTCGCTCACAGGGACGACTATGAGGGCAGACAGATCATTCCCCACATGCAGGAAAAAGCCCTTGGTTCGATCCTTGAAGATATACACTACGAAAAGGATGAAAATGTCAAACCGGCAGTCAGTCCTGAAAGGATTGAGGAGCTGAAAAAGAAAATCGGTCTCATGGACTATGAAGGGCTCTTCCCGGAAATGAAAGATGGGACCATTGTTATAGATGACCTCAACCACCACGAAACCGAAGCCCTCCTGAAAACCCTTAAACCTGACATTTTCTGCTCAGGGATCAAGGATAAGTACTGGGCTCAAAAGCACGGGATCCCTTCAAGGCAGATCCATTCCTATGACTACAGCGGACGCTATACCGGTTTTTCCGGAGTTGTAAATTTCGCAAGGGACATAGACATGGCTATGCACAGCCCCACCTGGAGGTTCATACGCCCGCCCTGGAAAGGAGAAGGAGAAGAATAA
- a CDS encoding P-II family nitrogen regulator, whose product MKEITAIIRMNRVQKTKDVLLECGFPSFTVRRVMGRGKQKGLCFEFNPPLPEPEKEAETCIHFIPKRMFTIVVDDENVNEVVRKIIEVNQTGHPGDGKIFVSSISEAYRIRTGESGEATVNKEMV is encoded by the coding sequence GTGAAAGAGATTACGGCAATAATCAGGATGAACAGAGTCCAGAAAACCAAGGATGTCCTCCTTGAATGCGGCTTTCCCTCCTTTACCGTGAGAAGGGTGATGGGCCGCGGAAAACAGAAAGGACTCTGCTTTGAATTTAACCCACCTCTGCCAGAACCTGAAAAGGAAGCAGAGACCTGTATTCACTTCATTCCAAAACGCATGTTCACCATTGTGGTGGATGATGAAAATGTAAACGAAGTGGTTCGGAAAATTATAGAGGTAAACCAGACCGGACATCCGGGAGACGGAAAAATATTCGTATCAAGTATCAGCGAAGCATACCGCATAAGGACCGGAGAAAGCGGAGAAGCAACCGTGAATAAGGAGATGGTGTGA
- a CDS encoding P-II family nitrogen regulator, giving the protein MQMIRAIIRPGMEPKVVESLEKEGCISLTKMEVFGRGKQKGIHIADVHYDELQKTMLMMVVEDEHRDRVVQTIMEAARTGKYGDGRIFVNPVEEAYTIRTGKPGL; this is encoded by the coding sequence ATGCAAATGATACGTGCGATCATAAGGCCCGGAATGGAGCCAAAGGTTGTCGAGAGCCTTGAAAAAGAGGGCTGCATTTCCCTTACAAAAATGGAAGTATTCGGGCGAGGGAAACAAAAAGGGATCCATATTGCAGACGTGCACTATGACGAACTGCAGAAGACCATGCTCATGATGGTTGTCGAAGATGAACACAGGGACAGAGTTGTACAGACCATAATGGAAGCAGCCAGGACCGGAAAATACGGAGACGGAAGAATATTCGTAAACCCGGTTGAAGAAGCCTACACCATAAGGACTGGAAAGCCCGGACTTTGA
- the nifH gene encoding nitrogenase iron protein, with product MRQIAIYGKGGIGKSTTTQNLTAALATMGNKILLVGCDPKADSTRMLLGGLNQKTVLDTLRSEGDEGVNLDVVVQPGFGNIKCVESGGPEPGVGCAGRGIITSIGLLENLGAYTEDLDYVFYDVLGDVVCGGFAMPIREGKAKEIYIVASGELMAIYAANNICKGLAKFAKGGARLGGIICNSRNVDGERELLEAFAQKLGSQLIHFVPRDNIVQRAEINRKTVIDFDPESNQAKEYLTLASNVQNNTKLVVPTPLPMEELEAMMVEFGIVEL from the coding sequence ATGAGACAAATAGCAATCTACGGAAAGGGCGGTATAGGAAAATCCACTACCACGCAGAATCTTACTGCAGCCCTTGCGACTATGGGAAACAAAATTCTCCTTGTGGGATGTGACCCCAAAGCAGACTCTACCAGAATGCTGCTTGGCGGCCTGAACCAGAAAACCGTGCTTGACACACTCAGAAGTGAAGGAGACGAAGGAGTAAACCTTGACGTCGTTGTACAGCCAGGTTTTGGGAATATTAAATGTGTGGAATCAGGAGGGCCCGAGCCCGGTGTAGGATGTGCAGGCAGGGGCATTATTACTTCCATAGGGCTGCTCGAAAACCTGGGAGCCTACACTGAAGACCTTGACTATGTATTCTACGACGTGCTTGGTGACGTCGTATGCGGAGGTTTTGCCATGCCAATCCGTGAAGGAAAAGCCAAGGAGATCTATATTGTTGCCAGTGGGGAACTGATGGCAATTTACGCAGCAAACAACATCTGTAAAGGACTTGCCAAGTTTGCCAAAGGTGGAGCCCGTCTTGGAGGCATCATCTGTAACAGCAGAAACGTAGACGGAGAACGTGAACTTCTTGAGGCATTCGCGCAGAAACTGGGAAGCCAGCTAATCCATTTCGTGCCCAGGGACAACATCGTTCAGAGGGCGGAAATCAACAGAAAAACCGTGATCGACTTTGACCCAGAATCCAATCAGGCAAAAGAATACCTGACTCTCGCCAGCAACGTCCAGAACAACACCAAACTAGTGGTCCCGACTCCGCTCCCTATGGAAGAGTTAGAAGCCATGATGGTGGAATTCGGGATTGTTGAGCTATAA